The following are encoded together in the Thalassolituus oleivorans MIL-1 genome:
- a CDS encoding oxidative damage protection protein: MTRTVFCQKHQKELEGLSAAPFPGPKGEAIFNNVSAQAWDEWTQHQTRLINEKHLNMMDLKARKYLTEQRDKFLSGDDFDKAEGYVPE; encoded by the coding sequence ATGACCCGCACCGTATTCTGTCAAAAGCACCAGAAAGAACTCGAAGGCCTAAGCGCTGCTCCATTCCCTGGCCCAAAAGGCGAAGCCATCTTTAATAACGTGTCAGCTCAAGCATGGGATGAATGGACTCAGCACCAAACTCGGCTCATCAACGAAAAGCACTTAAACATGATGGACCTAAAAGCACGTAAGTATCTAACCGAGCAGCGCGATAAGTTTTTGAGCGGTGATGACTTCGACAAAGCAGAAGGCTACGTTCCGGAGTAA
- the mutY gene encoding A/G-specific adenine glycosylase, producing the protein MSSNSLFSDAVLAWYHQHGRKHLPWQQNITPYRVWVSEIMLQQTQVSTVIPYFERFMQGFPDVTALAAASQDDVLHHWTGLGYYARGRNLHACAQIISAKYDGEFPQNVDALTELPGIGRSTAGAIASISMGIRAPILDGNVKRVLTRFYAIEGWPGTTTVQNALWQIAEDLTPVHSHREYTQAMMDLGATLCTRSKPACGICPLQPDCAGLKTGKPTQFPNSKPKKEKPEKHTVLLMIEAPDGTLLLLQRPQQGIWGGLWSFPEVKQPDDAIAWVKSHLGLEYKQAELLPSFRHTFSHYHLHIQPLHIQLEQLATAVGEHNDHWYNPDNPSALGLAAPVKELLQALRR; encoded by the coding sequence ATGTCCTCTAATTCTCTATTTAGCGATGCTGTACTGGCCTGGTATCACCAGCACGGACGTAAGCATTTACCCTGGCAGCAAAACATTACGCCCTATCGCGTATGGGTATCCGAAATCATGCTGCAGCAAACCCAAGTCAGCACGGTCATTCCTTATTTCGAACGCTTTATGCAAGGCTTCCCAGACGTCACTGCACTCGCGGCAGCAAGCCAAGATGACGTGTTACATCACTGGACGGGCCTCGGCTATTACGCGCGGGGACGCAACTTACACGCCTGCGCTCAAATCATCAGCGCAAAATATGACGGTGAATTTCCACAAAATGTAGATGCTCTAACAGAGCTACCAGGCATTGGGCGCTCAACGGCAGGGGCGATAGCATCTATCAGCATGGGCATACGAGCCCCCATACTCGACGGCAATGTAAAACGTGTCTTAACGCGTTTCTATGCAATTGAGGGCTGGCCAGGAACAACCACAGTACAAAATGCCCTTTGGCAAATCGCTGAGGATCTAACGCCTGTCCATAGCCACCGTGAATACACCCAAGCGATGATGGATTTGGGCGCAACGCTTTGCACGCGCAGTAAACCTGCATGCGGTATTTGCCCGCTACAACCTGATTGCGCTGGATTAAAAACAGGGAAGCCAACTCAGTTCCCGAACAGTAAGCCGAAAAAAGAAAAGCCTGAGAAGCATACAGTCTTACTGATGATCGAAGCACCTGACGGCACCCTGTTATTGCTTCAACGGCCGCAACAAGGAATCTGGGGCGGTCTCTGGAGCTTTCCAGAAGTAAAGCAACCCGATGACGCAATCGCATGGGTAAAAAGCCACCTAGGACTTGAATATAAGCAAGCAGAATTGCTGCCCTCCTTCAGACATACGTTCAGCCATTATCACCTGCACATCCAACCGCTACATATCCAGCTAGAACAGCTGGCCACTGCGGTAGGCGAACACAACGACCATTGGTACAATCCAGACAACCCAAGCGCACTTGGACTCGCCGCTCCGGTGAAAGAACTCCTCCAAGCTTTGCGCCGCTAA